From the Lathyrus oleraceus cultivar Zhongwan6 chromosome 4, CAAS_Psat_ZW6_1.0, whole genome shotgun sequence genome, one window contains:
- the LOC127135716 gene encoding uncharacterized protein LOC127135716: protein MTGATGRLRPRREDSGSSTEDATIARLPVGDGSVRDGTEHASSSGQVDFSWVADEPLEEESDFCDEAIIAYAMVETISREDPPNWYCCAPKEEDRICHHFPGKQFTMYEFAFREAGIRLPFNSFQMSVFKWLRLAPSQLHPNALAFMRAFELVCQFLGIGCTRALFFHVFHLQRSGSRGRHSWVSFKQPVRLFKTYEDSVRHFKNRWYVVMPITRAALHSLYYYQRTPNGEETLMSKIPLRWQRDHFDLSTAHYRVKYAMLGEEDRLAYKKLVDYVQSFSLGFWANRQGVPYLDEAGELITEARYINTKALLECDTEEEALALLSAMPNARDRVLKLANQVGAPDRVPKKKKKTVARPLETAGDAGASPSQAASVIPSSPPRSNPINIPDSSPSPAASPLHKRKRPAGALTRSSPGSSNGPGSYLLPPCYVERSFFKAEESIAVPAPEAKAILDQDVAARRKDLARDIAAVIRVMETAMVLTDTSVSTASLEDALLQVRTEKERLSKDLSDYKEEHQLQEGLSQKLEEVEKERDQLKAAKASLEEQVVDHQKLTEDNACLRAQVESLEGKVRPLADETEEERALGSRGELLGHIRTLNQDLVACFKEGFDNAVEQLGLLNPELVTVGSAYNCCVRDGEIICPFEAEEELGGEEEEEDEEVLRAES, encoded by the exons ATGACAG GTGCTACCGGGCGCTTACGACCGAGGAGGGAAGATTCTGGGTCCTCCACCGAAGACGCGACAATCGCTCGTCTCCCTGTCGGGGATGGGAGTGTCCGAGATGGTACCGAACACGCCTCCTCTTCCGGGCAGGTCGACTTCTCATGGGTTGCGGACGAGCCCTTGGAGGAGGAATCAGACTTCTGTGACGAGGCCATCATTGCTTACGCTATGGTCGAGACCATAAGCCGGGAGGATCCACCAAACTGGTATTGCTGCGCCCCCAAGGAAGAAGACCGCATTTGCCATCATTTCCCGGGGAAGCAGTTCACCATGTATGAATTTGCTTTCCGTGAGGCGGGGATTAGACTGCCCTTCAACTCCTTCCAGATGTCGGTCTTCAAGTGGCTCCGGCTGGCGCCGTCCCAACTACATCCTAATGCTCTCGCATTTATGCGGGCATTCGAGTTAGTTTGCCAGTTCCTCGGCATTGGTTGCACCCGGGCTCTCTTCTTCCACGTTTTCCATCTCCAGAGGTCCGGTTCCCGTGGTCGCCACAGTTGGGTTTCTTTCAAGCAGCCCGTGCGTCTGTTCAAGACGTACGAGGATTCTGTTCGCCATTTCAAAAACCGGTGGTACGTGGTGATGCCGATTACCCGGGCTGCCCTTCACTCTCTATACTACTATCAGCGGACACCCAATGGGGAGGAGACGCTGATGTCGAAGATACCGCTGAGGTGGCAGCGTGATCATTTCGATCTCTCCACGGCGCATTACCGAGTCAAGTATGCGATGCTCGGCGAGGAGGATAGGCTCGCGTACAAGAAGCTGGTCGATTACGTGCAGAGCTTCAGCTTGGGGTTCTGGGCGAATCGACAGGGCGTGCCCTACCTGGATGAGGCCGGGGAACTAATCACCGAGGCGCGTTATATCAATACGAAGGCTCTGCTCGAGTGTGATACCGAGGAGGAAGCTCTGGCGTTATTGA GTGCCATGCCCAATGCTCGTGATCGGGTGCTGAAGCTAGCGAATCAGGTCGGCGCTCCTGACCGGGtgcccaagaagaagaagaaaactgtGGCCCGTCCCTTGGAGACTGCTGGCGATGCCGGGGCTAGTCCCTCGCAGGCGGCGAGCGTGATTCCTTCCTCTCCTCCTCGATCTAACCCGATCAACATTCCTGATAGCAGTCCGTCGCCAGCGGCTTCTCCCCTCCATAAACGGAAGCGTCCGGCTGGGGCCCTTACCAGGTCGTCTCCAGGAAGTTCGAATGGACCGGGCAGCTATCTTCTACCTCCCTGCTATGTGGAACGGTCGTTCTTCAAGGCCGAGGAGTCGATTGCTGTGCCTGCGCCTGAGGCCAAGGCTATTCTGGACCAGGATGTTGCTGCCCGGAGGAAAGATCTGGCCAGGGATATTGCTGCTGTCATCCGGGTGATGGAGACGGCCATGGTTTTGACCGACACTTCGGTCTCCACCGCCTCGCTGGAGGATGCCCTTTTGCAGGTTCGGACGGAGAAGGAAAGACTATCTAAAGATCTGTCGGACTACAAAGAAGAGCATCAGCTGCAGGAAGGGCTGAGCCAGAAGCTGGAGGAGGTGGAAAAGGAGAGGGACCAGTTGAAGGCTGCTAAGGCGAGCTTGGAAGAGCAGGTGGTCGACCATCAGAAGCTGACCGAGGACAACGCTTGCCTACGGGCTCAGGTTGAGTCTCTCGAGGGAAAGGTCCGTCCTCTGGCAGATGAGACCGAGGAGGAACGCGCCCTTGGTTCGCGCGGTGAGCTGCTAGGGCATATTCGGACTCTCAACCAAGATCTCGTGGCCTGCTTCAAAGAGGGTTTCGACAATGCTGTCGAGCAGCTCGGGCTTCTGAACCCTGAGTTGGTGACAGTAGGGTCGGCCTATAACTGCTGCGTCCGGGACGGTGAGATTATCTGCCCGTTTGAAGCGGAGGAGGAGCtggggggagaagaagaagaagaggatgaagaggtgctccgagcggagtcttag